Genomic window (Streptomyces sp. NBC_01431):
GCGGGACGAAGGGAGTGGAGGGCGCGCGTCGGTCCCGGCGCCAGATGGCTGATGGGGGCCTTCTGCTCGCGCGGCCTGTTCATTGCCTCTCCCACCGCCGCCGGGTCGGACCGGCCACCGTCACCACGACGACCAGACCTGCCAGCACCAGCCCGGCGGCGAGGGCCGGCGCCGGTGAGAGCGCGGCCGTCAGGATGAGGACAACGGCGGCGGGAAACGGAAGTTGTTCGACCCGGGACGTTCGGTGAGGGCGGACGTGTACGGCCCACGCGCTGATCAGGAAGATCGCCGCAGGAAGGGTGACCGCGGCACCGGCCACCAGTGGTGGGACATGGGTGCGGCCCGTGATGTGGTCCGCGTACACCGCGAGACCGGCTCCCTCGGCGGCCGCCGCCGCGAAGATCAGGTAGTGACCGTAAGCCCAGGTGAATCTCTTGTGGTGCGCCTGGTGCGTCGTGGCGAGAAGGATGTGCGCCGGCCGCGCGAAGTACAGCCACCACATGGCGAAGACCATGAGCAGGCCCCCTGCCGCCAGTGCGTACAGCGCACCGGCGTCGTGATTTTGGTCGAAGGCGCTGCGGACCGCTGCCGTCGCGGCCGCGACGGACTCCCCGAGCACGATGAGAGTGAAGAGTTCGTAGCGCTCGGCGATGTGGTGCGGATGCCACGGTGTCATCCCAGCAGCCTGGGCCCATACGGGGACGGAGAGTTCGGCAATGATCATCACGATGATGCCAGCGAGTTGAGCCGAGACCGGGACGAAGAGCAGCCCGATCCAGCCGACCTGACAAACCGTCACCCCGGTCGCGAAGCGAAGAGCGGTGCGCCGCCGACCGGTGTCCGACCGTGCGGCACGCAGCCACAGTGCGGCCAGGGCTGTGCGCAGCAGCACGTATCCCAGGGTGATGACGCGCAAATCGCCTTCCTGGAAGGCTCGGGCGACTCCAGCGGCCAGCACGAGAGAGCCCGTGATCTGAACCAGCACCGCCAACCGGTAGGGCACGTCGTCCGGGTCGTAGGCGGAAGCGAGCCACGTGAAGTTCATCCACGCCCACCAGATGGTGAAGAACACCAGCGCGAAACGCAGGGAGCCAGTGACGCAGTGGCCGTCGGACACCGCCTCGCGCAGGCTTGCGGACGCCTGTGACACCGCGATGACGAAGCAGAGGTCGAAGAGGAGTTCCAGCGGGGTGGCGGTCCTGTGCGGTTCGCGGGGGTCGCGGCCCGGCATCGTGATGCTCGGCCCCCGGTTCCGGCGAAGCACCTGATAGACGAGTCGGCTCAACGAAAGGCTCCGGGAACGGCTTCCACGCTCGGTGGAAGGTCGAATGTGTGCAGATCAGGTGTGTAGATCAGGTGCTGGAGGCGTGTGACGGGCACGATCCATCGGTCTGATCGCTCGCTGTCACCGTTCTCCTCATTGCTATTCGGACGGAAGTCAGCCGATTCCCCAGACGTCGGCTCCGCAGGCCGACGCTAGGTCGGCTGAGCGCCGGGACGTGCCCACCAGCGCACGGCTGCTTGCCCAGGAAGGAACACCATGAACGGCCGCTCCCTCAGTACGCTGCCGAGCCTCACGGCATGCGCTCGTGGGTGACATGTCCCGCGGCCGGGTGCCCGGCGCTACGCGCGTGCACTGGGCTGCGCTGCAGGGGGCGGGTCGTGACCACGAGCCCTGCCCTGTGGCGCCGCTCGCGTGCACTGGGCTGCGCTGCAGGAGGCGGGCCGCGACCGCGAGCCCACCCTGTGAGCTGCCAGCCGTCGATGCATCAGAAGGGCGAGGCTGGTACCAGTCCTTGCCCGAGCGGGCCAGGCGGGACATCTCGATGCCGAGCACGAGTCCGACGCGCTCCAGGCCGATCTCGGTGACCAGCCGCTGGAACCCGGTGCGGGCCAACGCTGCTGTCGCGGACAGCCGTTGATCGCCGCCGGTGACCATGACCCGGTCCGCCTTCCAGCCCAACGCGGCCGCCCGAGCGGTCCTTCAGCGCGTACTACAGCCGCGTCGACTCCTGGTGATTCAGAAGCTGTTGTCGCGGTGGACGGCCGGACATGAACGACCCGGACATGGACGGTCGCGGGGCGCTGCGGGTGACGCCCGCCCACCTTGTAGTTGGCCCGTTCCCAGGGCAGTACCGCGCTCACGGTCGGCCCCGCTTGCCCGTGGCCGCGGTGATCAGGCGCCCGGCCAGCATCACCAACTACCGGACGGGTACGGCCCATTCGACTCCGGCAGGGCCGTGGGGTCGATACCGCAGCGAGCCTTCGCCGCCGCCAAATGAAAAGCCAGCACGTCGGAACGCTCAAAATCGGAGGTTTCAATCCGGCCAAGCCTTTCCTGTGCAAGGGCACCAGGTCGGACACGTTGAACATGGCACCGTGGAAGGCCCACACCCGGGTGGTGGCATCCGGGACGACCTGCCTGCCGTCCCGGCTGACCTGTCCGTGGCCGTAGACGTACCAGCCCTTGGCCTTGGGGTCGTAGTCCATGAACTCCACGCGCGTACCGGGCGGTTCGTGCGTGTAGTTCGGGTAGATGACCTGCGCGCCCAGCGGGAAGATGTACGTGCCGCCGGGCTGCACGGTGAAGAACACCGGCACCACACCGTGCTTCGGGAGCGGGAACGGCGCCCGGTCCAGCGCGATCGGGGTGATGCCGAGCTCGGTAACCGGCTTGCCGTGCTCGTCCCGTACGACCGAACCCTTGGGGATGCGGACCTCAAGCCCCGGGATCTGCGGGGTCTTCAGCACCACCTCGGACTTGGCCGGGGCCTCGAAGTGCACGGTGTGCTGGGTGTCCAGTGGCGTCATCCACACGGGGAAGCCGAGCTCGGACGTCTGTCCGGCCTTCGGCTCGATGTGGATGTCGAACCGGCCGTAGGAACGGTCCTTGGTGTTGGCCGTGGTTCCATCCACCACCAGCGTGGTGTCCTGCGTGCTGATCCCGGCCAGCAGGAAGCGGCCCTGCTCGTCCGTGTGCCCGCTCTTGGCTCCGATCCGGACAGCCACCCTCGCTCGCGGCGACCCGTCCAGCTTCAACACCTGTCCGGACAGGGCTGTTTGGGACGGCGGACCCCGCAGCGCGGGCGGCGTCTTCGGGGCCGCTCCCTTCCCGGTGAGCCAGTCCCGGCCGGCCAGGTTCTGCTGCGAGGGCTGCCACGCGTCCGCACCCGACGGCACCACACCCACCGTGGTCGCCTTGTCGGCCGTGGGCTTTGCTGACTGGGTGGAGGCCGCCGTCTTCTGAACTGCGGAGGGCTTCGCGGCCGGGGTGGCTGCGGCAGTCGCCCGCACCGGGCAGGACGCCGAGGCACGGTGACGGCGACCGGATCGCTCAGGTGCCCCGGCGTCGTGACCGCCACCGACGGCGGATTGGCGTCCGAGACCGTGGTGGTCACCACCGAGTCGTAGACCGGCCCACCACTGCCGACCACACTGAAATTGGCGGCCGAGGCGCCCCGGCCGTCCCGGGTCGCCACCTCGATCAACCCGTCCGACGCGCCCGGCGGAACCTCCACCGTCAACGACGTGGCCGACGCCGAAACCACCTGCGCCACACGCCCGTTGAACCGCACCACATTGTCCGTGGGCGCCGTCGCGAACCCCGAACCGGAGATCACCACCTGCGCCCCGGCCACCGCCGACGTCGGCGCGAACGACGAGACCACCGGAGCGGGCGTGGCGAGCGTGAACGCCTCCACGGACTGCGCGCTCACGCCGGCGACCGTCACCGACACCGCCCCGGCCTTCGCCCCGGCGGGAACCGTCACCACCAACCGGGTCGCGGTCGCCGACACCACCGTGGCCGCCGTGCCACCGAAGGACACCGCGTTGCTCGCAGCCGTCGTGGAGAAGCCGGTCCCCGACAGCGTCACCCTCGCCCCGGCCGCCGCCCGTACCGGCACCACCGACAGGACCGACAACTGGCTGGAAGGAAAGCGGTCGATGCCAAGCCGGTTACCCGGCGGGTCATAGCGGTAGCGCGCCGTCTCCCCGGCCGGGTCGGTCAGCCCCACCAAACGACCCCGCCGCGTCATACGCGTACACCGCGTTACTCGTCGAAGCGGCACCCGCAGCGACCTTCGGCGCGACCGATTTGACCGAGGGCTTGGGCGCCGGCTTCGCACTGGCGCCAGACGACGGCGAAGCCGCAGGCAACGACGGGGACTTGGGCGAGGACGATGGCGACGGGGCACCCGACGCAGCCGTGGGTGGAGAACCGGACGGCGACGGCGACGCCG
Coding sequences:
- a CDS encoding low temperature requirement protein A, which produces MSRLVYQVLRRNRGPSITMPGRDPREPHRTATPLELLFDLCFVIAVSQASASLREAVSDGHCVTGSLRFALVFFTIWWAWMNFTWLASAYDPDDVPYRLAVLVQITGSLVLAAGVARAFQEGDLRVITLGYVLLRTALAALWLRAARSDTGRRRTALRFATGVTVCQVGWIGLLFVPVSAQLAGIIVMIIAELSVPVWAQAAGMTPWHPHHIAERYELFTLIVLGESVAAATAAVRSAFDQNHDAGALYALAAGGLLMVFAMWWLYFARPAHILLATTHQAHHKRFTWAYGHYLIFAAAAAEGAGLAVYADHITGRTHVPPLVAGAAVTLPAAIFLISAWAVHVRPHRTSRVEQLPFPAAVVLILTAALSPAPALAAGLVLAGLVVVVTVAGPTRRRWERQ